The Caloranaerobacter sp. TR13 genomic sequence ATCCTGAAGTAGATATAGATGAATTGATGGAAGTTATTAAAGGACCCGATTTTCCAACTGGTGCAATTATAATGGGTCAAGAAGGAATAAAAGCTGCATATAGAACAGGTAGAGGAAAAGTTATTGTTAGAGCTAAAACTGAAATAGAGCAATTAAATAAATCAAAAACAAGAATAATTGTTACAGAACTGCCATATCAGGTAAATAAAGCAAGACTTATAGAAAAAATAGCATCATTAGTTAGAGAAAAGAAAATAGAAGGAATATCAGATTTAAGAGATGAATCTGATAGAAATGGAATGAGAATTGTTATAGAGTTAAAAAGAGATGCTAACCCAAATGTAGTTTTAAATAACTTATATAAACATACTCAATTACAAGATACATTTAGTATAATTATGCTTGCTTTAGTTGATGACCAGCCTAAAGTCCTGAATTTAAAAGAAGTAATAAGACATTATTTAAATCATCAAAAAGAGGTTATAACAAGAAGAACACAATATGACCTAAATAAAGCTGAGGATAGAGCACATATTCTTGAAGGTTTAAAAATAGCATTAGATCATATAGATGAGGTTATAAGCTTAATTAGAAAATCTAAGACAGTAAACGAGGCAAAAAATGGATTAATGAATAAATTCGGACTTACAGAAAAACAAGCACAAGCCATATTAGATATGAGATTACAAAAGTTAACTGGCTTAGAGAGAAATAAAATAGAAGAAGAATATGAAGAATTGATTAAGCTTATTAATAAATATAGAGAAATATTAGCTAATGAAAGGCTTATATATAAAATAATAAAAGATGAAATACTTGAGATTAAAGAAAAATACAATGATAAAAGAAGAACAGAAATAAGAGCTAGTATAGATGAAATTAGTATAGAAGATATGATAAAACAAGAAAAAGTAGTTATTACATTAACTCATTTTGGATATATTAAAAGATTGCCAGAAGACACCTATAAAGCACAAAGAAGAGGTGGCAAAGGAATTACAGGATTAACTACAAGAGAAGAAGATTTCGTTGAAGATATTTTTGTTACTTCTACTCATGACAATATTTTATTCTTCACAAATAAAGGTAAAGTTTACAAATTAAGAGCTTTTGAAATTCCTGAAGCTAAAAGACAGGCTAAAGGTACTGCAATAATAAATCTTTTACAGTTAGATATGAATGAAAAAATAACAGCTGTGATACCAATAAAAGAATTTAATCCTGGAGATTATCTTGTTTTTGCAACGAGTAGAGGAATTATAAAGAAAACAGGATTAAATGAATTTGATAATATTAGAAAGAATGGTATTATAGCTATAAATTTAAGAGAAGAAGATGAGCTAATTGAAGTAAAGAAAACAAATGGTGAAAATGAACTTATATTAGTAACAGCTTATGGAATGTCTATAAGATTTAATGAAAAAGATGTTAGAAATATGGGAAGAAGTGCAATGGGAGTAAAAGCTATTACACTTAATGAAGGTGATAAGTTAGTAGCTATGGACTTAATCAAAGAAGAAAATGATCTATTAGTTATAACAGAAAATGGGTATGGAAAGAGGACT encodes the following:
- the gyrA gene encoding DNA gyrase subunit A is translated as MNNDKQRIIQVDIEDEMRKSYLDYAMSVIVSRALPDVRDGLKPVHRRILHVMNELNLAPDKPFRKSARIVGDVLGKYHPHGDSAVYDAMVRMAQDFSTRYLLVDGHGNFGSIDGDGAAAMRYTEARMSKIAIEMLRDINKDTVDFRPNFDETLKEPKVLPSRFPNLLVNGSSGIAVGMATSIPPHNLGEVIDGIVMMIDNPEVDIDELMEVIKGPDFPTGAIIMGQEGIKAAYRTGRGKVIVRAKTEIEQLNKSKTRIIVTELPYQVNKARLIEKIASLVREKKIEGISDLRDESDRNGMRIVIELKRDANPNVVLNNLYKHTQLQDTFSIIMLALVDDQPKVLNLKEVIRHYLNHQKEVITRRTQYDLNKAEDRAHILEGLKIALDHIDEVISLIRKSKTVNEAKNGLMNKFGLTEKQAQAILDMRLQKLTGLERNKIEEEYEELIKLINKYREILANERLIYKIIKDEILEIKEKYNDKRRTEIRASIDEISIEDMIKQEKVVITLTHFGYIKRLPEDTYKAQRRGGKGITGLTTREEDFVEDIFVTSTHDNILFFTNKGKVYKLRAFEIPEAKRQAKGTAIINLLQLDMNEKITAVIPIKEFNPGDYLVFATSRGIIKKTGLNEFDNIRKNGIIAINLREEDELIEVKKTNGENELILVTAYGMSIRFNEKDVRNMGRSAMGVKAITLNEGDKLVAMDLIKEENDLLVITENGYGKRTPISEYRSQSRGGKGIKTYNVKKRTGNIIGAKVVSINDEVMLISVSGTIIRLKVSDISQMGRSTQGVTLMRISENDRVVSIAKVAAEDNDEE